The Streptomyces sp. WZ-12 genome segment CGGAGCCGGTGGAGCCGATGACGGCGGTGGTCTCTCCGGGGCGGGCGATCAGCGAGACGTTCTTGAGGACCGGCTGCTCGGCGCCGGGGAAACGGAACTCCACGTCGCGCAGCTCCAGTTCGCCGTGGCGGCGCAGCGTGGTGACCGGCTCGGCGGGCGGGGTGACGCTGGACTCGGTCGCCAGCACCTCCTGGATGCGCTCGGCGCAGACCTCGGCGCGCGGCAGCGTGATCACCATGAACGTCGCCATCATGATCGACATCAGGATGTACATCAGGTAGCTGAGGAAGGCCGCCAGCGCCCCGATCTGCATCTGGCCGCCGTCGATGCGCAGCCCGCCGAACCACACCACGGCCACGCTGGAGAGGTTCACGATCAGCATCACCAGCGGGCCCATCATCGACATCAGCCGGCCGGCGCGGATCGAGACGTCGTACAGGTCGGTGTTGGCCCCGGCGAACCGCTCGCGCTCATAGCGGTCCCGGACGAAGGCGCGGATGACGCGGATGCCGGCGATCTGCTCGCGCAGCACGCGGTTGACGGTGTCGATGCGCTCCTGCACCCCGCGGAACAGCGGGCGCATCCGGCGCACGATGAGTGAGACGAGGATCCCGAGGACCGGGACGATGACCAGGAGGAGCGCGGACAGCGGCACGTCCTGGTTGAGCGCCATCACGACGCCGCCGACGCACATGATCGGCGCCGAGACCATCAACGTGAACGTCATCAACACCAGCATCTGGACCTGCTGGACGTCGTTGGTGGTGCGGGTGATCAGCGACGGCGCACCGAAGCCGCCGACCTCCCGGGCGGAGAAGGACTGCACCTGGTCGAAGACCGCGGCCCGGATGTCCCGGCCCAGGGCCATGGCCGTACGGGCGCCGCAGTAGACCGCGCCGACCGCGCAGGTGATCTGAAGCAGCGTCACCGCGACCATGAAGCCGCCGATCCGCAGGATGTAGCCCGTGTCCCCCTTCACGACACCGTTGTCGAGGATGTCGGCGTTGAGGGTGGGCAGGTAGAGCGTGGCCAGCGTCTGGATGAGCTGGAGCAGGACGATCAGGGATATGGAGCGCCTGTAGGGCCGCAGATGCGCCCGCGCGAGTCGGACCAACACAGGCCGGAGCCTATGCGAACGGTT includes the following:
- a CDS encoding ABC transporter ATP-binding protein; amino-acid sequence: MLVRLARAHLRPYRRSISLIVLLQLIQTLATLYLPTLNADILDNGVVKGDTGYILRIGGFMVAVTLLQITCAVGAVYCGARTAMALGRDIRAAVFDQVQSFSAREVGGFGAPSLITRTTNDVQQVQMLVLMTFTLMVSAPIMCVGGVVMALNQDVPLSALLLVIVPVLGILVSLIVRRMRPLFRGVQERIDTVNRVLREQIAGIRVIRAFVRDRYERERFAGANTDLYDVSIRAGRLMSMMGPLVMLIVNLSSVAVVWFGGLRIDGGQMQIGALAAFLSYLMYILMSIMMATFMVITLPRAEVCAERIQEVLATESSVTPPAEPVTTLRRHGELELRDVEFRFPGAEQPVLKNVSLIARPGETTAVIGSTGSGKSTLLGLVPRLFDATDGAVLVDGEDVRTLAPETLAAVIGLVPQKPYLFSGTVASNLRYGNPDATDEELWQALGTAQAREFVERMEGGLQAPIAQGGSNVSGGQRQRLAIARALVRKPEIYLFDDSFSALDYATDAALRAALARETDRATVVIVAQRVSTIRGADRIVVLDAGRIVGTGTHAELMADNETYREIVLSQLTEQEAA